Sequence from the Parcubacteria group bacterium CG10_big_fil_rev_8_21_14_0_10_36_14 genome:
AAAGTTGGTATAAAGGTTATTCATAGCGGATTAGGAAACATAACAGAGGCTGATATTGATAGAGCTTTTTCGGGAGACGCTATCATTTATGGATTTAATGTCCGTATGGATGCTAAAATGGAAGAGGCCGCGCGCGAAAAAAATGTGGAAACAGAAACCTATCAAATAATTTACGATTTATTAGATTCAATCAAAGAACGCCTCCTAAAAAAATTAGCCGGTGAAGTAAAAAGAGTGGATTGCGGAAAACTGAAGGTTTTAGCAATATTCAAACGCGACAAAGACGGTCAAATTATTGGAGGAAAAGTAATTGAAGGAAAAATAATAAATGATTCAAAATTTGATTTAATGAGACAAAATGTTAAAATTGACGAAGGAGAAATAGTCCAGCTCCAATCAGGCAAACAAGACGTTGGAGAGGTTGTAAATCCTAATGAATGTGGTATGAAAGCAAAGATTGGACACGAAATTAATGAGGGTGATATACTACTTGTATACAAAGAAGAGTTTGAAAAAGTAAAGATAGAATTGTAATTTATAAAAAAATAAATTTATGCTAAAAGATGTCACAACAAAAAATTTTAAACGCGAAGTTTTAGAGGCTACAAGGCCGGTACTTATTGATTTTTATGCTGAATGGTGCGGGCCATGCAAGATGATGTCCCCGGTTGTTGATGAAATAGCAGAAGAAATGAAAAAGGATCTCAAAGTTTTTAAAATCAATATTGAAAAAGAAGAGGATCTAGCCAGTAAATATGGAATAATGTCTATACCAACTTTTCTAATTTTTAAAAAAGGAAAAGTTATAGAACAAATAATGGGAGCAATGGCAAAAGATAGATTGGAAAAGACTATAAAAAAAGCAATAAAATAATTTATCGGCGATATGGTTCATAAAGTTATAATCATTGGTTCCGGGCCGGCGGGTCTTACGTCGGCTATTTATACATCAAGAGCTAACTTAGCTCCTGTTTTGTTTGAGGGTGCTCTTCCGGGCGGACCATTGATGACAACTACAGTTATAGAAAACTATCCTGGTTTTCCAGAGGGGGTTAATGGTCCGGATTTAATTATGTCAATGCGACGCCAGGCAGAAAATTTTGGAACAAAAATAATTTCAAAAAATATTACAAAAGTTGATTTTAGTATAAGACCTTTTATAGTTTGGGCGGATGATGAAAAATATGAAGCAGAAACAATAATAATTGCAACCGGTACAGAAGCAAGAAATCTTGGGTTAGATTCGGAAAAGCGTCTTACCGGCAAGGGGATTTCTTATTGTGCTACCTGTGACGGTCCATTATTTAAAAATAAAAAATTAATTGTTGTCGGAGGCGGAGATGCCGCAATGGAAGAGGCTATTTTTCTTTCGAAACTTGCCGAAGAAGTAGTAATCATAAATCGTAGTGAAAAGTTTAAAGCATCTGATATTATGTATGAGAGGGTAAAAAAGAATCCGAAAATAAAATGGTTACCCAATACCGAAATAAAAGAGTTTGTCGGTGAAAGCCATTTAGAGAAGGTGAAGATTATTAATAATAAGACGAATGAGGAAAGTGAAGAAAAGGCAGATGGCGCATTTATTGCAATTGGAAGAATCCCTAATACAAAAATGTTTGAAGGAAAGTTAAAAATGAATAAGGGATATATTATTACAGAACCAGATAGCGCAAAAACAAGTGTAGAGGGCGTATTTGCTGCTGGTGACGCAAGTGAATGGAAATATTGGCAGGCAATAACTGCCGCAGGTAAGGGATGTATGGCGGCAAAAGATGCGGATAGATACCTAGATGAAAACACAAAATAAGCAAGTTTTTTAAAAAGACGGGAATGTTTTTTGTAGCAGATCCAAGGTATTGGTGATACAGAAAATATTTTTGTCTTTTTTAGTTGCAAGAAATTTTTATATATGGTAAATTAATTATTAATTATTAATTATTAATTAACTATTTTATGAGCTTAAAAGAAGAAGCATTAGAATTTCATAGAAAAAATAAAGGCAAGTTAGAAATTAAAAGTATGATTCCTCTAAAAACCAGAGAAGATTTGTCTTTAGCATATACGCCGGGCGTTGCTTTTGCCTGTCAGGAAATTGCAGCTAACAAAGAGATGGTTTACGAGTATACGTCAAAGGGTAGATTGGTCGCAATAGTAACCGATGGGAGCGCAGTTTTGGGATTAGGAAATATAGGCGCAGAAGCCAGTTTGCCTGTAATGGAAGGTAAAGCGCAATTATTTAAAGAATTTGGCGGAGTTGATGCTTTCCCAATTGCTCTAAAAACCCAAGACACTGAAGAGATTATTAAAATCGTTAAAAATATTTCCCCGGTTTTTGGTGGTATCAATTTGGAAGATATCTCTGCGCCCAGATGTTTTGAAATTGAAGAAAGATTAATTAATGAATTAAATATACCGGTTTTTCATGATGACCAACATGGAACAGCCATCGTAGTTTTGGCAGGTCTTACAAATGCATCAAAATTGGCAAATAAAAAAATCAGCGAGATGAAAATCGTTATAAACGGTGCTGGAGCTGCAGGAATGGCAGTAGCTAAAATACTTTTTGCCGGCGGAGCAAAAAACATAATATTGCTTGATTCTCGAGGTATCATCTGGGACGGTCGGGAAGAAGGAATGAATAAAGTAAAAGACGAAATGGCAAAAATAACAAATATGGAAAAACTGGAAGGTGGCTTGGCCGAAGCCGTAAAAGGATCAGATGTGTTTATTGGTGTTAGCCAGCCAAATATTTTAACAAAAGAGATGGTGCGCTCAATGAATGATAATCCGATTATTTTTGCAATGGCAAACCCGATACCAGAAATAATGCCGGACGAAGCCCATGAAGCAGGCGCAAA
This genomic interval carries:
- the trxA gene encoding thioredoxin — protein: MLKDVTTKNFKREVLEATRPVLIDFYAEWCGPCKMMSPVVDEIAEEMKKDLKVFKINIEKEEDLASKYGIMSIPTFLIFKKGKVIEQIMGAMAKDRLEKTIKKAIK
- a CDS encoding NAD-dependent malic enzyme, translated to MSLKEEALEFHRKNKGKLEIKSMIPLKTREDLSLAYTPGVAFACQEIAANKEMVYEYTSKGRLVAIVTDGSAVLGLGNIGAEASLPVMEGKAQLFKEFGGVDAFPIALKTQDTEEIIKIVKNISPVFGGINLEDISAPRCFEIEERLINELNIPVFHDDQHGTAIVVLAGLTNASKLANKKISEMKIVINGAGAAGMAVAKILFAGGAKNIILLDSRGIIWDGREEGMNKVKDEMAKITNMEKLEGGLAEAVKGSDVFIGVSQPNILTKEMVRSMNDNPIIFAMANPIPEIMPDEAHEAGANLIATGRSDFPNQINNVLAFPGLFRGVLQNGIKKITMEMKLSAAKALADYIKEPTSEYFIPGPFDEGVAEAVAKSIIN
- the trxB gene encoding thioredoxin-disulfide reductase yields the protein MVHKVIIIGSGPAGLTSAIYTSRANLAPVLFEGALPGGPLMTTTVIENYPGFPEGVNGPDLIMSMRRQAENFGTKIISKNITKVDFSIRPFIVWADDEKYEAETIIIATGTEARNLGLDSEKRLTGKGISYCATCDGPLFKNKKLIVVGGGDAAMEEAIFLSKLAEEVVIINRSEKFKASDIMYERVKKNPKIKWLPNTEIKEFVGESHLEKVKIINNKTNEESEEKADGAFIAIGRIPNTKMFEGKLKMNKGYIITEPDSAKTSVEGVFAAGDASEWKYWQAITAAGKGCMAAKDADRYLDENTK